In Hemitrygon akajei chromosome 12, sHemAka1.3, whole genome shotgun sequence, a single window of DNA contains:
- the LOC140736820 gene encoding uncharacterized protein isoform X1: MISVWLMFRNFLQNGVLTEEVKNGKENDVDIRDACSSAVTVDSGVNFSYSERDYVSKPITMETKLTEKAIDPQGGLNVNATHECAVLKDIKETFNSCKLIAESTSTKHDENCIDNSENINHDLQGEVLKIEKVFDHAIQFETRPASYEMSKVICGTTHKEYFKDYPATVLVARTAGTLAQKDLEVTGQILAKKPHSVAAVPIEVSQEKMVENFQTRNEAGKVMAMVASAKSKKESTSNQSVLTSNGVTSENSSKMSQSEEKPSNFSSTDLTKLTEESPNILGMPRDNKGSINLSVMDQSGKIPYSGSNSNQTPCNRLIYQQESKNLSTTIQNEPLPITTPPGPYAEELGSDQTNKFKCLQKHSETNQPNCKFIKEYGSAEGLTSLNRKLVLEIMELQHQRQGNNPGQSDEVQFKPWGIKTQSFKPFQGVKLKTEVSESQSVDMEHMDFATARKQWLRLEAMSRTHSYGPAVKEQKNKMITKHVNKEKKDDSSINKSIENEVASPFSGPLLSEDYMQSKGSTGIKTLTDECMRNSTDLNKEQDVVASQEKNGTTGAIDQNLLLNTTACSPCPEGNDSGLDDRTHRLQGNNLLDPIVQNESSHSLPTMSEKPETPIEKEFCLSLKHEESLRKARGIITLPCSEKYTKIKTRPLSLLPVSPPSSPKVKNNHFAEMQIQREMLLEQQREEDLIQQGKILGKYNKSMIPEIEGKRKFFDQQNSFPFSLPNKMLAQSITSPATLLVSPPIRSPFSNETKVSNVLILQNDLLASEKDKADVKDSVLNLNYSNAETTDVVILQTPNLTVQRSSCLPLSSNSSVQREDTLQNNPFFKLRSHGADSIISQEIKEVLQREDELHKQSISVPC; encoded by the exons ATGATTTCAGTTTGGCTGATGTTTAGAAACTTCCTG CAAAATGGTGTTCTGACTGAGGAAGTcaagaatggaaaagaaaatgaTGTTGACATTAGAGATGCATGTTCGTCAGCTGTAACTGTGGACTCTGGTGTAAACTTCTCATACTCTGAAAGAGATTATGTGTCGAAACCTATTACCATGGAAACAAAACTAACAGAGAAGGCCATTGATCCACAAGGCGGACTTAATGTGAATGCCACACACGAATGCGCTGTCTTAAAAGACATAAAGGAAACCTTCAACAGTTGCAAATTAATAGCAGAATCTACTTCAACAAAACATGATGAAAATTGTATTGACAATTCAGAAAACATAAACCATGATCTTCAAGGAGAGGTTCTCAAAATCGAAAAGGTTTTCGATCATGCTATACAGTTTGAAACAAGGCCTGCATCCTATGAAATGTCAAAAGTAATCTGTGGCACAACTCACAAAGAGTACTTCAAAGACTATCCAGCTACAGTACTGGTTGCCCGAACTGCAGGCACATTGGCACAGAAGGATTTAGAGGTGACAGGACAGATCCTTGCCAAGAAACCTCATTCGGTTGCCGCAGTCCCAATTGAGGTCTCCCAAGAAAAAATGGTGGAGAATTTCCAAACTAGAAATGAAGCTGGAAAAGTAATGGCTATGGTTGCAAGTGCCAAATCTAAAAAGGAATCAACATCAAATCAGTCAGTATTAACCTCCAATGGAGTTACATCTGAAAACTCTTCAAAAATGAGTCAAAGTGAAGAAAAGCCGAGTAATTTCTCCTCAACTGATTTAACTAAATTGACCGAGGAAAGTCCAAATATTTTAGGCATGCCACGGGATAATAAAGGCTCAATTAATCTGTCAGTGATGGATCAAAGTGGAAAGATTCCTTATTCAGGCAGCAATAGTAATCAAACACCATGCAACAGGTTGATATATCAACAGGAGTCCAAAAACCTTTCAACTACGATTCAAAATGAACCTTTGCCAATCACCACTCCTCCAGGGCCATATGCAGAAGAGTTGGGGTCAGATCAGACAAACAAATTCAAATGCCTCCAAAAACATTCAGAAACAAATCAGCCTAACTGTAAGTTCATTAAAGAATATGGTTCAGCTGAAGGTTTGACCTCTCTCAATAGGAAGCTTGTGTTGGAGATAATGGAACTGCAACATCAAAGACAGGGAAACAACCCAGGCCAGAGTGACGAAGTGCAGTTTAAGCCCTGGGGTATTAAAACTCAATCTTTTAAGCCATTTCAAGGGGTGAAACTCAAAACTGAGGTGTCAGAAAGTCaaagtgtggacatggaacacatGGATTTTGCCACAGCTCGCAAACAGTGGCTGAGGCTGGAAGCGATGAGCAGGACACACAGTTACGGGCCAGCAGTCAAAGAGCAGAAGAATAAAATGATAACCAAACATgttaataaagagaaaaaagatgaCTCTTCCATCAATAAATCAATAGAAAATGAAGTAGCCTCACCCTTTTCTGGACCTTTGCTCTCAGAAGATTACATGCAAAGCAAGGGGTCAACAGGAATCAAAACTCTTACAGATGAATGCATGAGAAATTCAACAGATCTAAATAAAGAACAGGATGTGGTGGCATCACAAGAGAAGAATGGCACAACAGGGGCTATAGATCAGAATTTATTATTGAATACAACAGCTTGTAGTCCTTGCCCAGAAGGGAATGATTCTGGACTGGACGACAGGACACATAGACTTCAAGGCAACAACTTGCTTGATCCTATAGTTCAGAATGAATCGTCACATTCTCTGCCCACAATGAGTGAAAAGCCTGAAACACCTATTGAAAAGGAGTTTTGCCTCAGTCTAAAGCACGAGGAGAGTCTTAGAAAAGCCAGAGGCATTATCACACTTCCTTGCTCTGAAAAATACACAAAGATCAAAACCAGGCCTCTTAGCTTGCTGCCTGTTTCTCCTCCTTCATCGCCTAAGGTCAAAAATAACCATTTTGCTGAGATGCAAATACAACGTGAAATGTTACTTGAACAGCAAAGAGAGGAAGATCTTATACAGCAGGGAAAGATTTTGGGAAAGTACAACAAAAGTATGATTCCAGAGATTGAGGGGAAAAGGAAGTTCTTTGATCAGCAAAATTCCTTCCCATTCTCACTTCCCAATAAAATGTTAGCTCAATCTATTACTTCTCCAGCCACATTGCTGGTTTCACCTCCTATAAGGAGTCCCTTCAGTAATGAAACCAAAGTTTCTAATGTTCTTATACTGCAAAATGATCTACTGGCTTCTGAAAAAGATAAGGCAGATGTTAAAGATTCTGTATTGAATCTTAACTATTCAAATGCAGAAACTACTGACGTCGTAATACTGCAGACACCAAACCTGACCGTACAACGTTCTTCATGCTTACCGCTGTCTTCTAACTCATCAGTCCAAAGAGAAGACACACTGCAAAATAACCCCTTCTTCAAACTCCGCTCACATGGAGCTGATTCCATCATTAGTCAGGAGATCAAAGAAGTTCTACAACGGGAGGATGAGCTCCATAAGCAAAG
- the LOC140736820 gene encoding uncharacterized protein isoform X2 has translation MISVWLMFRNFLQNGVLTEEVKNGKENDVDIRDACSSAVTVDSGVNFSYSERDYVSKPITMETKLTEKAIDPQGGLNVNATHECAVLKDIKETFNSCKLIAESTSTKHDENCIDNSENINHDLQGEVLKIEKVFDHAIQFETRPASYEMSKVICGTTHKEYFKDYPATVLVARTAGTLAQKDLEVTGQILAKKPHSVAAVPIEVSQEKMVENFQTRNEAGKVMAMVASAKSKKESTSNQSVLTSNGVTSENSSKMSQSEEKPSNFSSTDLTKLTEESPNILGMPRDNKGSINLSVMDQSGKIPYSGSNSNQTPCNRLIYQQESKNLSTTIQNEPLPITTPPGPYAEELGSDQTNKFKCLQKHSETNQPNCKFIKEYGSAEGLTSLNRKLVLEIMELQHQRQGNNPGQSDEVQFKPWGIKTQSFKPFQGVKLKTEVSESQSVDMEHMDFATARKQWLRLEAMSRTHSYGPAVKEQKNKMITKHVNKEKKDDSSINKSIENEVASPFSGPLLSEDYMQSKGSTGIKTLTDECMRNSTDLNKEQDVVASQEKNGTTGAIDQNLLLNTTACSPCPEGNDSGLDDRTHRLQGNNLLDPIVQNESSHSLPTMSEKPETPIEKEFCLSLKHEESLRKARGIITLPCSEKYTKIKTRPLSLLPVSPPSSPKVKNNHFAEMQIQREMLLEQQREEDLIQQGKILGKYNKSMIPEIEGKRKFFDQQNSFPFSLPNKMLAQSITSPATLLVSPPIRSPFSNETKVSNVLILQNDLLASEKDKADVKDSVLNLNYSNAETTDVVILQTPNLTVQRSSCLPLSSNSSVQREDTLQNNPFFKLRSHGADSIISQEIKEVLQREDELHKQRAQKQ, from the exons ATGATTTCAGTTTGGCTGATGTTTAGAAACTTCCTG CAAAATGGTGTTCTGACTGAGGAAGTcaagaatggaaaagaaaatgaTGTTGACATTAGAGATGCATGTTCGTCAGCTGTAACTGTGGACTCTGGTGTAAACTTCTCATACTCTGAAAGAGATTATGTGTCGAAACCTATTACCATGGAAACAAAACTAACAGAGAAGGCCATTGATCCACAAGGCGGACTTAATGTGAATGCCACACACGAATGCGCTGTCTTAAAAGACATAAAGGAAACCTTCAACAGTTGCAAATTAATAGCAGAATCTACTTCAACAAAACATGATGAAAATTGTATTGACAATTCAGAAAACATAAACCATGATCTTCAAGGAGAGGTTCTCAAAATCGAAAAGGTTTTCGATCATGCTATACAGTTTGAAACAAGGCCTGCATCCTATGAAATGTCAAAAGTAATCTGTGGCACAACTCACAAAGAGTACTTCAAAGACTATCCAGCTACAGTACTGGTTGCCCGAACTGCAGGCACATTGGCACAGAAGGATTTAGAGGTGACAGGACAGATCCTTGCCAAGAAACCTCATTCGGTTGCCGCAGTCCCAATTGAGGTCTCCCAAGAAAAAATGGTGGAGAATTTCCAAACTAGAAATGAAGCTGGAAAAGTAATGGCTATGGTTGCAAGTGCCAAATCTAAAAAGGAATCAACATCAAATCAGTCAGTATTAACCTCCAATGGAGTTACATCTGAAAACTCTTCAAAAATGAGTCAAAGTGAAGAAAAGCCGAGTAATTTCTCCTCAACTGATTTAACTAAATTGACCGAGGAAAGTCCAAATATTTTAGGCATGCCACGGGATAATAAAGGCTCAATTAATCTGTCAGTGATGGATCAAAGTGGAAAGATTCCTTATTCAGGCAGCAATAGTAATCAAACACCATGCAACAGGTTGATATATCAACAGGAGTCCAAAAACCTTTCAACTACGATTCAAAATGAACCTTTGCCAATCACCACTCCTCCAGGGCCATATGCAGAAGAGTTGGGGTCAGATCAGACAAACAAATTCAAATGCCTCCAAAAACATTCAGAAACAAATCAGCCTAACTGTAAGTTCATTAAAGAATATGGTTCAGCTGAAGGTTTGACCTCTCTCAATAGGAAGCTTGTGTTGGAGATAATGGAACTGCAACATCAAAGACAGGGAAACAACCCAGGCCAGAGTGACGAAGTGCAGTTTAAGCCCTGGGGTATTAAAACTCAATCTTTTAAGCCATTTCAAGGGGTGAAACTCAAAACTGAGGTGTCAGAAAGTCaaagtgtggacatggaacacatGGATTTTGCCACAGCTCGCAAACAGTGGCTGAGGCTGGAAGCGATGAGCAGGACACACAGTTACGGGCCAGCAGTCAAAGAGCAGAAGAATAAAATGATAACCAAACATgttaataaagagaaaaaagatgaCTCTTCCATCAATAAATCAATAGAAAATGAAGTAGCCTCACCCTTTTCTGGACCTTTGCTCTCAGAAGATTACATGCAAAGCAAGGGGTCAACAGGAATCAAAACTCTTACAGATGAATGCATGAGAAATTCAACAGATCTAAATAAAGAACAGGATGTGGTGGCATCACAAGAGAAGAATGGCACAACAGGGGCTATAGATCAGAATTTATTATTGAATACAACAGCTTGTAGTCCTTGCCCAGAAGGGAATGATTCTGGACTGGACGACAGGACACATAGACTTCAAGGCAACAACTTGCTTGATCCTATAGTTCAGAATGAATCGTCACATTCTCTGCCCACAATGAGTGAAAAGCCTGAAACACCTATTGAAAAGGAGTTTTGCCTCAGTCTAAAGCACGAGGAGAGTCTTAGAAAAGCCAGAGGCATTATCACACTTCCTTGCTCTGAAAAATACACAAAGATCAAAACCAGGCCTCTTAGCTTGCTGCCTGTTTCTCCTCCTTCATCGCCTAAGGTCAAAAATAACCATTTTGCTGAGATGCAAATACAACGTGAAATGTTACTTGAACAGCAAAGAGAGGAAGATCTTATACAGCAGGGAAAGATTTTGGGAAAGTACAACAAAAGTATGATTCCAGAGATTGAGGGGAAAAGGAAGTTCTTTGATCAGCAAAATTCCTTCCCATTCTCACTTCCCAATAAAATGTTAGCTCAATCTATTACTTCTCCAGCCACATTGCTGGTTTCACCTCCTATAAGGAGTCCCTTCAGTAATGAAACCAAAGTTTCTAATGTTCTTATACTGCAAAATGATCTACTGGCTTCTGAAAAAGATAAGGCAGATGTTAAAGATTCTGTATTGAATCTTAACTATTCAAATGCAGAAACTACTGACGTCGTAATACTGCAGACACCAAACCTGACCGTACAACGTTCTTCATGCTTACCGCTGTCTTCTAACTCATCAGTCCAAAGAGAAGACACACTGCAAAATAACCCCTTCTTCAAACTCCGCTCACATGGAGCTGATTCCATCATTAGTCAGGAGATCAAAGAAGTTCTACAACGGGAGGATGAGCTCCATAAGCAAAG